The following proteins are encoded in a genomic region of Maylandia zebra isolate NMK-2024a linkage group LG1, Mzebra_GT3a, whole genome shotgun sequence:
- the lto1 gene encoding protein LTO1 homolog, with amino-acid sequence MADVRMDDDLFGSIVFAEERFRDEGYREGFKRGTRRGLQDGRRHGACHGARLSCEMSFYYGFAITWKCVLQNNIDGKSRKRVKALDALLGMIQSSPLDDPHSQKLQDDMGKLRAKFRQVCSMLSVPADFKDYISVAEGTSF; translated from the exons ATGGCCGACGTGAGAATGGACGATGACCTGTTTGGTAGCATTGTGTTTGCAGAAGAAAG GTTCCGAGATGAAGGCTACCGGGAAGGTTTTAAGAGGGGGACCCGCCGAGGGCTTCAGGACGGCCGCAGACACGGAGCTTGTCACGGGGCCCGGCTGTCCTGCGAG ATGTCCTTCTATTACGGCTTTGCAATCACGTGGAAATGTGTCCTCCAAAACAACATAGATGGCAAATCAAG AAAGCGTGTGAAAGCACTGGACGCCCTCCTTGGAATGATCCAAAGCTCTCCTCTTGATGATCCGCACTCTCAGAAGCTACAGGATGACATGGGCAAGCTTCGAGCTAAGTTCAGACAG GTCTGCTCTATGCTCAGTGTCCCAGCTGACTTCAAGGATTACATCAGCGTGGCTGAAGGCACTTCATTCTAA